One Sphaerisporangium krabiense DNA segment encodes these proteins:
- a CDS encoding DinB family protein — protein sequence MSLPRVRPPLVADERTQLLGWLDMQRAILQWKCEGLSEEDAHRPLLPDSPLMTVAGIVSHARWTEHGWFEVLFLGRSADDNPQFDQNVEDADMRAEGVPLARLLDEYERQCAVSNEIVAAHSLDEVGRHPDYRSAAASLRWMVIHMVEETARHAGHLDVITELLDGRKGYY from the coding sequence GTGAGTCTTCCGCGAGTACGTCCTCCGTTGGTGGCCGACGAGCGCACGCAGCTCCTCGGCTGGCTCGACATGCAGCGCGCGATCCTCCAGTGGAAGTGCGAGGGGCTGTCGGAGGAGGACGCGCACCGTCCCCTCCTGCCGGACAGCCCTCTCATGACGGTGGCGGGGATCGTCTCGCACGCCCGCTGGACCGAGCACGGCTGGTTCGAGGTGCTGTTCCTGGGCCGTTCCGCCGACGACAACCCCCAGTTCGACCAGAACGTGGAGGACGCCGACATGCGGGCCGAGGGCGTGCCGCTCGCGCGGCTGCTCGACGAGTACGAGCGCCAGTGCGCGGTCTCCAACGAGATCGTGGCCGCCCATTCCCTGGACGAGGTGGGCAGGCACCCCGACTACCGCTCGGCCGCCGCGTCCCTGCGCTGGATGGTCATCCACATGGTCGAGGAGACCGCCCGGCACGCCGGCCACCTGGACGTGATCACCGAGTTGCTGGACGGCCGGAAGGGCTACTACTGA
- a CDS encoding SLC13 family permease — translation MSVLAWASVAVFLAAYALIATERIHRLAAALGGAGVMLALRATDATAAFFSPHAGIDWNVIFLLLGMMVIVGVLRRTGVFEYLAIWAAKRARGRPFRLLALLVLITAAASALLDNVTTVLLVAPVTFVVCERLAVPPAPFLIAEVMASNIGGTATLIGDPPNIIIAGRGGLSFNDFLAHVAPMVVVLLAVFVVLCRLMFGRALRHDPARAAAVMALDERAAIADPRLLRRSLSVLAVVLVAFVLHPVLHYEPSVVALLGAGVLVAVTEVRAEQAVAEVEWPTLVFFAALFVMVGALVETGVIGTLSTAAASATAGRPEVATIGLLGVSAALSAIVDNIPYVATMSPIVDHLVQAGGHRSLWWALAFGADLGGNATAVGAAANVVVLGIAARNGTPIGFWHFTRYGLIVTTVTVALVVPYLWLRYLL, via the coding sequence GTGAGCGTCCTCGCCTGGGCGAGCGTGGCGGTGTTCCTGGCCGCCTACGCGCTGATCGCCACCGAGAGGATCCACCGGCTCGCCGCCGCGCTGGGCGGCGCGGGGGTCATGCTGGCCCTGCGCGCCACCGACGCCACGGCGGCGTTCTTCTCCCCGCACGCCGGCATCGACTGGAACGTCATCTTCCTGCTGCTCGGCATGATGGTCATCGTCGGGGTCCTCCGGCGGACCGGCGTGTTCGAGTACCTGGCCATCTGGGCCGCCAAGCGCGCCCGCGGGCGGCCGTTCCGGCTGCTGGCGCTGCTCGTGCTCATCACCGCCGCGGCCTCGGCGCTGCTGGACAACGTCACCACCGTCCTGCTGGTCGCGCCCGTGACGTTCGTGGTGTGCGAACGCCTGGCCGTCCCCCCGGCGCCCTTCCTGATCGCCGAGGTCATGGCGTCCAACATCGGCGGCACGGCCACGCTGATCGGCGACCCGCCCAACATCATCATCGCCGGAAGGGGCGGCCTGAGTTTCAACGACTTCCTGGCGCACGTGGCGCCGATGGTCGTCGTGCTCCTGGCGGTGTTCGTCGTCCTGTGCCGGCTGATGTTCGGGCGCGCGCTCCGCCACGATCCCGCGCGGGCCGCGGCCGTCATGGCGCTGGACGAACGGGCGGCCATCGCCGACCCGCGGCTCCTGCGGCGGTCGCTGTCCGTGCTGGCGGTGGTGCTGGTGGCCTTCGTGCTGCACCCGGTGCTGCACTACGAGCCGTCGGTGGTCGCGCTGCTGGGGGCGGGGGTGCTGGTCGCGGTGACCGAGGTGCGCGCCGAGCAGGCCGTCGCCGAGGTGGAGTGGCCGACGCTGGTGTTCTTCGCCGCCCTGTTCGTCATGGTCGGGGCCCTGGTCGAGACCGGGGTGATCGGCACGCTGTCCACGGCGGCGGCGTCGGCCACCGCCGGACGGCCGGAGGTCGCCACGATCGGCCTGCTCGGCGTGTCGGCCGCGCTGTCGGCCATCGTGGACAACATCCCCTACGTGGCCACGATGAGCCCCATCGTGGACCACCTGGTCCAGGCGGGCGGGCATCGGTCGTTGTGGTGGGCGCTGGCCTTCGGCGCGGACCTCGGCGGCAACGCGACCGCCGTGGGCGCGGCGGCCAACGTGGTGGTGCTCGGCATCGCCGCGCGCAACGGGACCCCGATCGGCTTCTGGCACTTCACCAGATACGGCCTGATCGTCACGACGGTCACCGTCGCCCTGGTCGTCCCGTACCTGTGGCTGCGCTACCTGCTCTGA
- a CDS encoding thiamine pyrophosphate-dependent enzyme, producing the protein MKEIVGESLARRLVEWGVDTIFGLPGDGINGLMEGFRRQREKLRFVLVHHEEAAAFMATGYAKATGRLGVCAATSGPGAIHLLNGLYDAKLDHVPVLALTGMQETSVLGTYYQQEVHLDRLYQDVAGYNLMITNPRQLPGVVDLAVRTALSRRTVSHLTFPNDVQVAAVTEDPYRHVGPGSPPDSLPTFSRPPLRPAEEDLARAAEVLRAGERVAMLVGVGARHARGEVLAVAERLASPIVKTLPGKLVVPDDHPLTTGGLGLLGTAPSEELMEECDTLLMVGTSFPYGKYLPPDGQARVVQIDDEPSLVGMRRPTEAPVAADAKLALQQLLPMLEPASDRSFLTKYQRKMDAWRADMKALQNPSRDPIAPQYLISCVDEAAGDDAVLTCDSGTIATWAARHWTIRGGREFYLSGNLATMAPGLPYAIAVQHAFPGRQVIAFVGDGGFAMLMADFLTAVRHELPIKVVINNNNSYGQILWEQIILGYPEYAVRHRQPEADFSSWARGCGAFGAKVKEPGDLPDAIRRAFAHPGPALVDCDVNPNEPPMPGKVKYEQAKAFTEAFLRGQPHKAAILATVARDKISELRS; encoded by the coding sequence GTGAAGGAAATCGTCGGAGAGAGCCTGGCCAGGCGCCTGGTGGAGTGGGGAGTCGACACGATCTTCGGTCTCCCCGGCGACGGCATCAACGGCCTGATGGAGGGTTTCCGCCGCCAACGCGAGAAACTCCGCTTCGTCCTCGTGCACCACGAGGAGGCGGCCGCCTTCATGGCGACCGGCTACGCCAAGGCGACCGGCAGGCTCGGCGTGTGCGCCGCCACCTCGGGACCCGGCGCCATCCACCTGCTCAACGGCCTGTACGACGCCAAGCTCGACCACGTGCCCGTCCTGGCGCTGACCGGGATGCAGGAGACGTCGGTCCTCGGCACGTACTACCAGCAGGAGGTCCACCTCGACCGGCTCTACCAGGACGTCGCGGGCTACAACCTGATGATCACCAACCCGCGGCAGCTTCCCGGGGTGGTCGACCTCGCCGTGCGGACCGCGCTGTCGCGGCGCACGGTGTCCCACCTGACCTTCCCCAACGACGTCCAGGTCGCGGCCGTGACCGAGGACCCCTACCGGCACGTCGGCCCCGGCAGCCCGCCGGACAGCCTGCCCACCTTCTCGCGGCCGCCGCTGCGGCCCGCCGAGGAGGACCTGGCGCGGGCGGCGGAGGTGCTGAGGGCGGGCGAGCGCGTCGCGATGCTCGTCGGCGTCGGCGCCCGGCACGCGCGCGGGGAGGTGCTGGCGGTGGCGGAGCGGCTGGCCAGCCCCATCGTGAAGACCCTCCCCGGCAAGCTCGTGGTGCCGGACGACCACCCGCTGACCACGGGCGGCCTCGGCCTGCTGGGCACCGCGCCCAGCGAGGAGCTGATGGAGGAGTGCGACACCCTGCTCATGGTCGGCACCTCGTTCCCGTACGGGAAGTACCTGCCGCCCGACGGCCAGGCGCGGGTGGTGCAGATCGACGACGAGCCCAGCCTGGTCGGCATGAGGCGGCCGACCGAGGCGCCGGTCGCGGCGGACGCCAAACTGGCGCTCCAGCAGCTCCTGCCCATGCTGGAACCCGCCTCCGACCGGTCGTTCCTGACCAAGTACCAGCGCAAGATGGACGCCTGGCGGGCGGACATGAAGGCGCTGCAGAACCCGTCCCGCGACCCGATCGCCCCGCAGTACCTCATCTCGTGCGTCGACGAGGCCGCCGGCGACGACGCCGTTCTCACCTGCGACTCCGGGACCATCGCCACCTGGGCGGCGCGGCACTGGACGATACGCGGCGGCCGGGAGTTCTACCTGTCGGGCAACCTCGCCACCATGGCGCCGGGGCTGCCGTACGCGATCGCCGTCCAGCACGCCTTCCCCGGCCGGCAGGTCATCGCGTTCGTGGGAGACGGCGGGTTCGCGATGCTGATGGCCGACTTCCTGACCGCCGTGCGGCACGAGCTGCCCATCAAGGTCGTGATCAACAACAACAACTCCTACGGGCAGATCCTCTGGGAGCAGATCATCCTCGGCTATCCCGAGTACGCCGTGCGCCACCGGCAGCCGGAGGCCGACTTCTCGTCCTGGGCGCGCGGGTGCGGCGCGTTCGGCGCCAAGGTGAAGGAGCCGGGGGACCTGCCGGACGCGATCCGGCGGGCGTTCGCCCACCCGGGGCCCGCGCTGGTGGACTGCGACGTGAACCCGAACGAGCCGCCGATGCCGGGCAAGGTCAAGTACGAGCAGGCCAAGGCCTTCACCGAGGCGTTCCTGCGCGGCCAGCCGCACAAGGCCGCCATCCTCGCCACGGTCGCCCGCGACAAGATCAGCGAGCTGCGGTCATGA
- a CDS encoding multidrug effflux MFS transporter, with amino-acid sequence MTAMPTRGAGERLWIGTFLVLGSLTAFGPLAIDLYLPAMPDLARVLGTSDSLAQLTISTCLVGLAVGQLVAGPLSDRVGRRWPLLIGVILFTITSVLCALSTSIWVLLVLRLLQGLCGAAGVVIARAIVRDMFEGHRTAKAFSHLMLITGVAPIVAPLLGGQILRFTDWRGLFVGLGAISVLILLGCVLVLRETHPPHLRQRGGAAGTFLSLRGLLADPVFRGYLIIGGLQSASLFTYISMSSFVLRQEYGVSPQGFSLVFAVNAVGLVLGSQVNGALVSRFGPERLLTVQLVMMCVAAAGVVGAALADAGLVVLLVPLWIVMVGMGGMGANTTALALIPYGHAAGSASALIGTSQFLVGAAVAPLASLVGTDSRVMGATIALATVLSLVALWRVHHARRTTPAHSEPLTTTT; translated from the coding sequence ATGACGGCCATGCCGACGCGAGGCGCCGGGGAACGGCTCTGGATCGGGACGTTCCTCGTGCTCGGGTCGCTCACGGCGTTCGGCCCGCTGGCCATCGACCTGTACCTGCCGGCCATGCCCGACCTGGCGAGGGTGCTCGGCACCTCCGACTCGCTCGCCCAGCTCACGATCTCCACCTGCCTGGTCGGCCTCGCCGTGGGCCAGCTCGTCGCCGGGCCGCTCAGCGACCGCGTCGGCAGGCGGTGGCCCCTGCTGATCGGGGTCATCCTGTTCACGATCACCTCGGTGCTCTGCGCGCTGTCCACCTCGATCTGGGTCCTGCTGGTCCTGCGGCTCCTCCAGGGCCTGTGCGGGGCCGCGGGCGTGGTGATCGCCCGGGCCATCGTGCGGGACATGTTCGAGGGACACAGGACCGCCAAGGCGTTCTCACACCTCATGCTGATCACCGGTGTCGCCCCCATCGTGGCGCCCCTGCTCGGCGGGCAGATCCTGCGCTTCACCGACTGGCGGGGCCTGTTCGTGGGGCTGGGCGCGATCTCCGTGCTGATCCTCCTCGGCTGCGTCCTCGTGCTGCGCGAGACGCATCCCCCGCACCTGCGGCAGCGCGGCGGGGCGGCGGGCACCTTCCTGTCGCTGCGCGGGCTGCTCGCCGACCCGGTCTTCCGGGGCTACCTGATCATCGGCGGGCTGCAGAGCGCCTCGCTGTTCACCTACATCTCGATGAGCTCGTTCGTGCTGCGCCAGGAGTACGGCGTGAGCCCGCAGGGGTTCTCCCTCGTCTTCGCCGTCAACGCGGTCGGGCTCGTGCTCGGCAGCCAGGTGAACGGGGCGCTGGTCTCCCGGTTCGGGCCGGAGCGGCTGCTGACCGTCCAGCTCGTGATGATGTGCGTGGCCGCGGCCGGGGTCGTGGGCGCCGCCCTCGCCGATGCCGGCCTCGTCGTCCTGCTCGTCCCGCTGTGGATCGTCATGGTGGGCATGGGCGGCATGGGGGCCAACACGACGGCGCTCGCCCTGATCCCCTACGGGCACGCCGCGGGCTCGGCCTCCGCCCTCATCGGGACCAGCCAGTTCCTGGTGGGCGCGGCCGTCGCCCCGCTGGCGTCCCTGGTCGGCACCGACAGCCGCGTCATGGGCGCGACCATCGCGCTCGCCACCGTCCTGTCGCTCGTCGCCCTGTGGCGGGTCCACCACGCCCGCCGCACGACCCCCGCCCACTCCGAGCCGCTCACGACGACCACCTGA
- a CDS encoding polyamine ABC transporter substrate-binding protein: protein MPRFRYTRRLPAAVAAIGSTLALAACGGGPATEGVALSAAANQLDLNADLSKQTPLNITIWENYSPKDLPQRVKDRLGFDVKIVLHDTNEMAVARVTNTIGTPSDVDVAFVSGQYAQAMNDQGWLAPIHPELIPNLANLYPEASQLSFDKGNKFSVPYTWGTTGLCYRTDMVKTPPTSWNDLLNPAPELRGKVTMMTTERWLALPALKALGYSINTTDDKQLAQAKDVLLRTKKSLLAYDDTTFAERLEKGEAAMVESFDGRCPTQNPKIKFVVPKEGSDLWANTMVIMKSSKKKEAAHAFINYILDPAVHSWVAENILSKVPNKAAMDLVARNDPDLIDKNLPLQMTPAELLQGETINDVGDAASKYSRLATEMTVHQ from the coding sequence GTGCCCCGATTCCGGTACACCCGTCGTCTTCCGGCCGCGGTGGCCGCCATCGGTTCGACACTCGCCCTCGCGGCCTGTGGCGGCGGCCCGGCCACGGAGGGGGTGGCGTTGAGCGCGGCCGCCAACCAGCTCGACCTCAACGCCGACCTGTCCAAGCAGACGCCGCTCAACATCACGATCTGGGAGAACTACAGCCCCAAGGACCTGCCGCAGCGGGTGAAGGACCGGCTCGGCTTCGACGTCAAGATCGTGCTGCACGACACCAACGAGATGGCCGTGGCCCGGGTCACCAACACGATCGGCACGCCGAGCGACGTCGACGTGGCGTTCGTCTCCGGCCAGTACGCCCAGGCGATGAACGACCAGGGCTGGCTGGCGCCGATCCACCCCGAGCTGATCCCGAACCTCGCCAACCTCTACCCCGAGGCGTCGCAGCTCTCCTTCGACAAGGGCAACAAGTTCTCGGTGCCCTACACCTGGGGCACCACGGGCCTGTGCTACCGCACGGACATGGTGAAGACCCCGCCCACGAGCTGGAACGACCTGCTGAACCCCGCGCCCGAGCTGCGGGGCAAGGTGACGATGATGACCACCGAGCGGTGGCTGGCCCTGCCCGCGCTCAAGGCGCTCGGCTACTCCATCAACACCACCGACGACAAGCAGCTCGCGCAGGCCAAGGACGTGCTGCTGAGGACCAAGAAGTCGCTGCTGGCCTACGACGACACCACCTTCGCCGAGCGGCTGGAGAAGGGCGAGGCCGCGATGGTCGAGTCGTTCGACGGCCGGTGCCCGACCCAGAACCCCAAGATCAAGTTCGTGGTGCCCAAGGAGGGCAGCGACCTCTGGGCGAACACCATGGTGATCATGAAGTCGTCCAAGAAGAAGGAGGCGGCGCACGCCTTCATCAACTACATCCTGGACCCGGCCGTCCACAGCTGGGTGGCGGAGAACATCCTCAGCAAGGTGCCCAACAAGGCGGCCATGGACCTGGTCGCCAGGAACGACCCGGACCTGATCGACAAGAACCTTCCGCTGCAGATGACCCCGGCGGAGCTGCTCCAGGGCGAGACGATCAACGACGTCGGCGACGCCGCGTCCAAGTACAGCCGCCTCGCCACCGAGATGACGGTGCACCAGTAG